The sequence TCACTAATGATACCGACGTATTCGTGTCCGATGATCATCGGCGTCTTGATGGTTCGTTCTGACCATTCATCCCATTTGTAAATGTGCAAATCTGTACCACAAATGGCGGTTTTCTTAATTTTAATTTTAACGTCATTGATGCCAACAGTGGGTTCTGGCATGTCTTGCATCCAGATGCCTTTTTTGGCATGGGCTTTAACCAGTGCTTTCATACTTTTCTCTTATTTAACGGTGTTGTACTTAATGGTTGAATCTAGCGAGTGAATATCGAACAAATACCGAACGATGCTTAATCAATCACTTTCATTTGCTTGGCGACTTTAATAAAGGCGGTGATACACTTGTCTAGCTGCTCGCGAGTATGGGCAGCAGAGAGTTGGACACGGATGCGAGCTTGGTCTTTGGGTACGACAGGGTAGAAGAAGCCAATCACATAAATGCCTTCTTCAAGCAGCGCATCTGCCATTTGCTGCGAGACATTGGCGTCATAAAGCATAACCGCACAAATTGCCGATGCGGTGGGCTTGATATCGAAGCCTGCATCTTGCATTTTTTTCACAAAATAGGCGGTATTCTCATGCAATTTATCTTGTAGGGTATTGTCTTGCGACAGCATCTCAAACGCTTTTACCCCAGCCGCCGCCACCATAGGAGGAATGGAGTTTGAAAACAGATACGGGCGTGAGCGTTGACGCAACATCTCAACGATTTCTTTTTTACCCGTGGTAAAGCCGCCAATAGCACCGCCAAATGCCTTGCCTAAAGTGCCAGTGATCAGCTCAATATCACCACGTAGATTGAACAATTCAGTCACGCCGCCACCAGTGTGACCGACCACGCCTGCTGAATGCGACTCGTCAATCATTACCATGGCATCATATTTTTGTGCCAACGCATAAATCTCATCCATTGGCGCCACATTACCATCCATCGAAAACACACCATCGGTCACAATCAAACGAAAACGCTGTGCTTGCGCCGCTTGTAATTGCGTCTCCAAATCTTGCATATCTGCATTGGCATAGCGATAACGAGCCGCTTTACACAGGCGTACACCGTCGATGATTGAGGCATGATTTAACGAATCAGAAATAATGGCATCTTCACTGGTCAGTAGTGGCTCAAAGGCACCGCCATTGGCATCGAAACAGGCTGCATAAAGAATCGTATCTTCGGTATTAAAAAACTTAGAAATCGCCGCCTCTAATTGCTTATGCAAATCTTGCGTACCACAAATGAACCGCACCGATGACATGCCATAACCTGAGTTTTCGATGGCCTCGATAGCCGCCTTTTTAATCTCAGGGTGGTCAGACAAGCCAAGGTAATTATTGGCACAGAAGTTAAGCACCTCACGGCCATCGGCGATCTTGATGAGCGCATCTTGCGGAGAGGTGATAACGCGCTCGTTTTTATACAGTCCTGCCGCGCGTATATCGCTGATTTCTTGTTGTAGATGCTTCTGAAAGTCTTGATACATAAAGATTCCTTTTTTAATATTATTAGCATTTTCATTGATGATGCAGATATTAGGACTGCTGATAGAACCAAACTGTAGTCATTCTAAAATAAAATTGATACGCCAATATTGCCGTGCTACTGGTATAAATTTTACTTGCTTGCTGTGTCTACGCTGACAGAGGCTGCATAAAATATATCCCAGCACCACCGCATCCAGTGTAAAGTGAATGGACTATTTGCTCATTAATATGAACTACCCACAAATCTCTAAATACTGACGCACGACATTATCCATGCCTTGCTCCAACGATTCAATCGTAAATGCATGACCAATCGACACTTCAGCGATATCACTAAGTGCGAGCAGATCGGCCAAATTATCCAAATTCAAATCATGACCCGCATTGACGCGGATACCGTTTTGATTGGCTAGGGTGATACAGTCGCTAAAGCGTTGCTTAACCTCATCGAACTCAATATTGTCATCGCTCTTAACATTACTGTAAGCGCGCGCCCATTCTTCGGTATACATCTCGATCGTCTGTACATCACTCTCGATGACTGCTTTGATTTGCTCGATATCAGGGTCGATGAATACCGCACAGCGCGTACCGAACGCTTCCAGCTCTTTGCTTAACGTTGATAAAAACTCATGATGAGTGATGATATCAAAGCCGTGATCGGAGGTCAGTTGATCGTCACTGTCTGGCACGAGCGTGCATTGATGCGGTTTTACTTCACGGATAATCTTTAAGAACTGCTCGTTTGGATTGCCTTCGATATTGAACTCAATCTCTGGGTAGTCCTTTAAGAATGCACTGATATCATAGACATCTTGGTATCTGATATGACGCTCATCGGGTCTCGGGTGTACAGTAAAGCCTTTAACCCCTAGGTCAATCAGCTTCTTCACAAAGTACAACAGGTTAGGGTAGTCAGTACCGCGCGAGTTACGGATTAAAGCCAATTTATTCAAATTTACGCTAAACAATGTGCTCATAGTATTTCCTTTTTCATTGTTGTTATGGATAGATTTTTGGTGGTTAATGGCTAATAAAAATCGTCGCTATCAGCATACTTCTTATTCAATGCCTTTAAAATAGCATAAGTCTCTAAGTCTACCGTTCCTGTTGGGTTACGGGGTCTAAAGTGCAGCTGAAACGCATAGATGACATCGCGACTGGCTTTGTCCCACTCGTCGCTACTGTTAATCTGATAGCCATAGTCACGAAACTGCTGCTTCAGCTCAGGTATCGTGGCTGCCGCAAACGCTTCTATGTCCGTAAACGCAAATTTATCAGCGTTATCATACCAAGCACCGATGCCATATTGCTTATACAGTTGCTCCCAAGGGAACTTGGCACCGGGGTCTATTTTGCGCGAGGGTGCCATATCAGAAT is a genomic window of Psychrobacter cibarius containing:
- the kbl gene encoding glycine C-acetyltransferase, which codes for MYQDFQKHLQQEISDIRAAGLYKNERVITSPQDALIKIADGREVLNFCANNYLGLSDHPEIKKAAIEAIENSGYGMSSVRFICGTQDLHKQLEAAISKFFNTEDTILYAACFDANGGAFEPLLTSEDAIISDSLNHASIIDGVRLCKAARYRYANADMQDLETQLQAAQAQRFRLIVTDGVFSMDGNVAPMDEIYALAQKYDAMVMIDESHSAGVVGHTGGGVTELFNLRGDIELITGTLGKAFGGAIGGFTTGKKEIVEMLRQRSRPYLFSNSIPPMVAAAGVKAFEMLSQDNTLQDKLHENTAYFVKKMQDAGFDIKPTASAICAVMLYDANVSQQMADALLEEGIYVIGFFYPVVPKDQARIRVQLSAAHTREQLDKCITAFIKVAKQMKVID
- a CDS encoding pyridoxine 5'-phosphate synthase; amino-acid sequence: MSTLFSVNLNKLALIRNSRGTDYPNLLYFVKKLIDLGVKGFTVHPRPDERHIRYQDVYDISAFLKDYPEIEFNIEGNPNEQFLKIIREVKPHQCTLVPDSDDQLTSDHGFDIITHHEFLSTLSKELEAFGTRCAVFIDPDIEQIKAVIESDVQTIEMYTEEWARAYSNVKSDDNIEFDEVKQRFSDCITLANQNGIRVNAGHDLNLDNLADLLALSDIAEVSIGHAFTIESLEQGMDNVVRQYLEICG